Within the Streptomyces sp. R41 genome, the region CGAGCCAGATGCTCCGGCCGGGCGGGGAGCCCGGGAGCGGCAACCGAGGACGCACGGACGGTTGAAGCCGTGCCGTCCTCGCGGCCCAGCCGACCGAGATGCGGACCATGCCCGGGCCGAAAGCCCAACGGCCGCGGCCTCTCCACCCGCCGGCACCTGGACTGCGGACGGACTCCACGCGCGCGGCTGAGGTGGTACCAGCGGTCTGCGATGGCGGCGGGGTCGCCGTCGCCGCTGCCGGGCAGGATCGGCAGTCCGACGCACATGTGGCCGACGTAGACGCCCTGGGGGGCGAGTTCGGTGTGTGCGGCGCCGGCCCAGTTGCGCAGGCCGGCCTGGGCGATGCCGGCGTTGCCGAGGATCGGCATGGGGGTGATGGCCGAGCGGCCGGTGGTGAACAGCAGGGCGCCGTCGCGGGCTTCACGCATCGCGGGCAGGACGGTGGCGACGGCGGTCAGGGCGCCGCCGACGACGAGGTCGAACTGGGCTCGGGCGGAGGCGGGGGTGGTCTCCAGGGTGCTGGTGATGCCCATGGCGGCCATGTCGGGCAGGCCGCCGCCGGAGTGGTCCCACACCGGAGCGGGGCTGTAGGAGAGAACGCCGATGGCCATGGGATGATCTTGAGACCCGGAGAGCCCCGGCCCGTCACCCATTCGGCTCAGTGTCGTTGGTGGTGATGGTGACCATCGTCTTGGGGCCTGCGGTGAGTTGTGACCTCGATCGAACGGACCGCGTATCCACGGTTCAAGCGGCTGATCACCGCGCACGAGCTGTATCCGTTCTTCTCTCCGACGCGCGATGCGCCTCAGTGGGCATCGGATGCCACCGACTGCGATGAGCATCTGCTGGCCTTGTTGCTGATGCTGAAGTCGTATCAGCGCATGAGGCGCTTCCCGAAGCTGGAGGACGTCCCGGAGCAGGTGGTGGACTTTGTCCGGCGCCAGGTTGAGCTGCCGGAGGGCGCGCTGCCGGTGTAACAGGCGGAGAAGACCGCCAAGAACCACCGAGGCCTGGTCCGCAAGCGCGTCGGGGCGCTCTACGAGCAGGCGGAGGCCCGGCGGATCGCGGAGGAGTCGATCCGCAAGGAGGCGGCTGCGAAGAACCGCCCGGCGGACCTGATCAAGATCGCGCTGGAGAAGGTGGTGGAGGCCGGGGTGGAGCTGCCAGCGTTCTCCACCTTCGACGCGATGGCCTCGAAGGTCCGCCGCCAGGTGAACACCGCGATCTGCGACGGCATCCACGGCCGGATCAGCCCGGCGGAGCGGGTCGGCCTGTTGCGGCTGCTGCTGCTGCTGCTGCGGAACGCAACGCGGACGGCACGACGCTGTTCAACCGGCGAAGAAGCCCGCGCAGGGGCCCAGCTGGTCGCACTTCAAGCGCCTGACCAGCCGTCTGGAGTGGGTAGACGGCCTCGGCGACACGGATGTGGCGGTGGAAGGTGTGGCCGCTGGGAAGGTCACCGACTTCGCTGGGGAGGCGGACGCCGCCGACGTGCCCTCGACAGCGGTTCTTCCTCGGCATTCACGACGCTCTCCTGGCCCTCGGATCGCCGGCCCGGCTCGTCCGCCGGCTGCCGTCACAGGCTCAGCAGCAGGTCCCGGACCGCTGCAGGCTGGGACAGGAACGGGTGGTGGCCGGCGTCAAGTTCGACGACGTTGCCGGCGCGGCGGGCGAACTCGCGCTGCAGCCACGGCGGGGTGCCCCGGTCCTGAGCGCAGACGAGGTACGTCGAGGGCAACTGCTGCCATGCGGCCGCTCCGACCGGCTGCCCGGTCACCTGCACGCTCTGCCGGGCGAGGTGGTCCGCCGCCTGCGCCTGGACCTCGGGGTCGCAGTCCTGCAGGAACGTGTCCACGAGTTGCTCGGGGCGAACCCCGAACGTGCCGGCGTCGGGGTCGATGTCGAGGAACGGGGCGGGGCTGCCGTCCCCGAACTCCGACAGGCTCTGCCCGACCTCGGGCAGGTAGCTGGAGACCAGCAGCAGGTGGCGCACCGACCCGATTCCCGCGGCGGCTTCCGCGGTGATGATGCCGCCGTAGCTGTGGGCGACCACGACGGTCGGCTCGTCGCTGTCCTGCAGCACCTGCCGCACCGCGGCAACG harbors:
- a CDS encoding alpha/beta hydrolase → MRVVFVHGACVRDGSWWWHRTAELLQERGVPSVAPALPSCGEAGLPGGVGGPGLPEDVAAVRQVLQDSDEPTVVVAHSYGGIITAEAAAGIGSVRHLLLVSSYLPEVGQSLSEFGDGSPAPFLDIDPDAGTFGVRPEQLVDTFLQDCDPEVQAQAADHLARQSVQVTGQPVGAAAWQQLPSTYLVCAQDRGTPPWLQREFARRAGNVVELDAGHHPFLSQPAAVRDLLLSL